From Candidatus Binatia bacterium:
ATACGGGCTCCGCCAAGAGAAGGGCCAGTTGGATCGAATGAGAAGCGGGAAGAGAGACGTCGCTATGCTCTTCGTCTATGGGGCTGCGGAGAATTACCTCGCCGATGAGGGAGGTCGGCTTGGTTTCGTCATCACGCAGACAGTGTTCAAAACGTCAGGCGCGGGTGATGGCTTTCGTCGCTTCCGGTACACCAATGCCGGGGGCAAGGTCTTCTGGTTGAGACCAACCGGCGTGGTCGACATGAGTGATCTTCAGCCCTTCGAAGGGGCGACGAACCGCACGGCGGTACTTGTTTGCGAGAAGTCCGCCAAGGCGTTCTCATATCCCGTACCGTATGAACGCTGGACCAAGGCGCGGAGGACCGGCACTCTGCGGAAGATCGACTCGAAAGCTGGTCTCACGGCAACACCGAGTCTCTTCTCGTTCACGGCGAGTGACGACCTGAAGGCGGTCCGAGCCCACGTGATCGTCACCGAGCTAGCTGCAGTACCGGTGGCGCGCGAAATAGAGACATCTCCCTGGCTCACTGTACGGGCAGATTCTTTGCCGGCTATTGGAAGGGTGCTCGGAAAGAGTGAGTACAAAGCACGCGAAGGCGTGAACACCGGTGGTTTGAACGGCTGCTATTGGTTGCAGGTCGTGAAGACCCTGAAGGACGGCCATCTGCTGGCCGAGAATCTTTGGAATGTGGGCAAGATAAAAGTGGAGCGTTGCTCTATGAGCCTGGAGCCGGATCTCGTATACCCGCTGTTACGCGGTCGCGACGTGTCGCGCTGGCGCGCGGCTCCGTCAGCACACCTACTTGCACCCCAGGATCCGAAGAAACAGCGCGAAGGTATCCCAGAAGCCGAGATGAAGCGACGATATCCCAAGACCTTCGCTTACCTCAAGAGGTTCGAGAAGCGGCTGGCGGCGAGACCGGACCGAAAGTACTATCCTGAAAGTGCCCCGTTCTACACGATGCGTAATGTCGGGTCTTACGCGCTCTCGCCGTGGAAGGTGGTGTGGCGAGAGCAGGCCAGCCAGATGACGGCGGCAGTGGTAGGAGGCGAGGCACGGCGCCCCGCGCTTCCAGATCATAAGTGCATGTACGTACCGCTGGCGAGCTCGCGCGAAGCACATTATCTCTGCGCCGTTCTGAACAGCACAATGGTTCGCGACGTAGTTGACGGCTACGTGGTTCAAACGGCCACTTCGACCCATGTGCTCGATCACGTGGCGGCGCCGAAGTTTGACGCAAGCAAGGGACCGCACGTCGAGCTTGCACAGCTCTCCGCTCGGGCTCACGCCCTCAAAGCGAGCGATCCCGAAGCAGATGTTTATGACATCGAGGCGCGGATCGACGAGATGACCACGGCACTCTGGGGATGAACTTGACACGGGACAGCGCGCGAGTATGGAAGGGCCACGCGTGAGCGAGCGCGGCACGATCGAAGGAATCGGAGCTGCGGGTACACAGCTAGGAGCGAGCGGCTTGATTCACGAGAGCGACACCGTTGTATCGCGCAATCCGCTCTACCGCGAGTACGGCGTCGCCAAGGTCCTCAAGGTCAAGAACAATCAGGCGAAGATCGAGTTCGCCCCCGGCTTGTTCTCGGCACCGCCCTTGTTTGCCCACACGAAGATCCTTCGATTGCATGAAATCGAGCGTGTCCCCGATCCGATCGAACGAGCGGACGCTGGGCAATGGGAGGAGCCCTGGCGCTTCGACTTCCGGCAGATGGCCGCTTGCTTTCTCACCGCCAACAAAGGCGGGCAACTCTCCAACGCTCGCACCGAACTGCTGCCACATCAGATTTTCATCGCGCACCACGTAGTCGCCAGTGCCAGGCGACGTTTCCTGCTGGCGGACGAGGTTGGCTTGGGTAAGACCATCGAGGCCGCCATGGTCTGGCAAGCGCTGCTGCAGCGCGGCCAGGCGCGCCGCACATTGATCATCTGCCCCGCCGGTCTCACCGTGCAGTGGCAGGAGGAGATGCTCGATAAGTTCGGTGAGTTCTTCGAAATCTTCGGCCGCGACTTCCACACCATCAACCCGCGCATTTGGGACCTGAAGACCTGCGCCATCGCCTCGCTGGACGCCCTCAAGCGCGAAGATCACAAGAAGAAGTTGTTGGAGAACCGCCGCTGGGACCTGATCGTCTTCGACGAGGCGCATCGGCTGAGCGCACGCGAGTACGGCAACAAGACGGAGAAGACGCTCAATTTCCAGCTTGCCGAAGACCTCAAGGAATACACCGACGCCTTGCTGCTCGTGACTGCGACGCCGCACCAAGGTGAAGAGAATCACTCGCGCTTCATCAATTTGATGAAGCTGCTCGACGACGAGATCGACTTCTCGAGCCTCGGGGTGGAGGACCTGCCGCTCTTCAGGGAAAAGCGCAACGGGCGCGTGCCGTATCAACAGTACATCTTGCGAACACCCAAGCTGAGCGTCACCGACGCCGAGGGCAAGCGCGTGTTCAAGGGGCGCAACACATATCCGTTGAGCTTCGAGATGCGTCCCGACGAGCGCGTCTTCTACGAAGCGGTCACGGCGTACATCAAGAGCGGTTACGCGATTGCCGAGAAGCTGACCGACGCCACCCAGCAACGCGCGCTCGGCTTCGTGCTGACGGTGTTCCAGAAGCTCGCCGCCAGTTCGAGCCGGGCCATCAAGGCGGCGCTGACGGGCAGGCGGATGCGCCTGCAAGATCGCTACAAGAAGATCCCACCGCCGCGGCAACGGGAGTTGGACCTCGACGAGCGCTACGAGGGTGAGTGGCAAGAGCGAAACGCCTTCCACACTGCCGTCGCTGGCTTCACGAAGAACGAGATCGAGCTGCTCGACGGGCTGATCGTGATGCCGGTGAAGCAGGAGCGCAAGTTGATCGAATTGCTCAAACTGGCGGATCGCATTTTCAGTGAGAGCGAGCGTGGCGATCGGGAGAAGATCCTGGTGTTCACCGAGTACCGCGAAACGCAGTCGATGTTGGTCGAGGCGCTGCACGGGCGATACGGTGAGAACGCCGTGGCGATCATCAACGGCGACCGCGATATCGACCAGCGTCGCGAGAGTCAGCGAGCGTTTCGCGACGACACTCACGTACACTTCCTGGTATCCACCGAAGCCGGCGGCGAAGGCATCAACCTCCAGTTCTGCCACGTGATGGTCAACTACGACTTGCCGTGGAATCCGATGCGTATCGAGCAACGTGTCGGCCGCATCTATCGCTACGGCCAGCAGAAGGTCGTGCAGATCTACAACTTCCGCTGCCGCGCAACCGTTGAGGAAACCGTGTACGGGTACCTGGAGAAACGCTTAGAGCGCGCGGCCGCCGCACTGGCCAAGGTCACGGGCGAAGAGCCCGAGGATATCATCGCCGCCATGCTCGGGCAGTTGGAGGGGGAGATCGATTACAACGAGATCTACAAACGTACGCTTGTGGAGGGGTCGTTGGAGCAGTCGCAGAAGGAGATCGACGACGGCGTCAAACGCGCCCAGCGCGCGTACGAAATCGCTACGCAGAGCTTGTTCCGCAACGTGGCAAGCTATTCTTTCGACCGCTACGCACAGCATCTCCGCAGCGGGGTGGGGCTCGCTGAGCTGGGCGAACTGGCAGAGCGCTTCCTCAAGGCGCAACGGCGCGTCGTGAAGCGGGCTGATGACGGCTCTTTAGAATTCCTGACGCCCGACGAGATCCGTTCGCGTGCGGTGAAGGAACGTTACTCACGTGCGACCTTCAACCGCGAGCTTGCGATCCGCGATCCGAGCGTTGAGTTCCTCGCCTTGGGCCATCCGTTCGTCGATGCGATGCTCCGAGCGTGCGGCGACGTGGATTTCGGCGGCTTCAGCGCGCAACGCCGAGTGAAGGTCGGAGGAGTGACTCCCAGGAACGGCTACCAATTCAACTTCGTGATCCGCAGCAGGGTCCAACGGCCGGAAGGCGAAGAGTACCTGTTTGACCTTCGGACTGTGTTTGTGACCGACGCCGGAAAGATCGACGAGCAGGCAGCGGTGCTGTGCGCATCGCACTACAGTGAGCCGGAGAACCATATCTCCTCACCGCGACTGGCAATCGGCGAGGCGTATCGGCTCGCTCGCAGCTATCTTGAAGAGACGGCCGAGCAGATCTGGGATTGGGACGAGGACGTGAGCGTGCTGAACGTGGCATGGGTGGCGCTGAGTTGAAACGCCGCGCCGGAATCACGTGCGACGAGGCCGACGGCAAAGACCTTTGCCGCGTCGCCATCCAACCCAGCCCTCGGCCGGTGTTCATCAAGGACGGCATCGACGAACATCTTTACATCCGCACCGGCAACTCCACCCGGCTGCTGACGACGAAGGAAGCCGTCGACTACTGCAAGAGCCGGTGGAAGACAGCCTGATGGCGCGGCACTGCATCAACTACGACATCAAGTACCGGCTCGGGCAGGACGGCGCGGAGGAGGCGGAGGAGTGAAGCTGGTCTGCTGGACAGCGCATGCCCTCAAGAATCTCGCCGATCGTGAGGTCGATCGGCTGCAAGCCGACCACGCACTCGCACAGCCTGAGTTCGTCACGCCGGGTCAGCCGCCCCGCCGAATCTTCATGCGCCGATACTTCGATACCCAGCTGCAGCAAGAGATGCTAGTGTGTCTCATTGTGGAGGAAACGCCCGACGAACTGGTTGTGGTCACCGTGTACCGGACGTCGCAGATCGCGAGGTACCTGAAAGGGGTGCAGCCATGAAGGTCACATACGACGAGGAAACCGATACCCTAACGATCGCGCTCCGCAGCGAGCGAATCAAGGAGAGTGACGAGGTACGCCCCGGCGTCATCGCGGACTTCGGCTACGACGGTGGCATCGTCCGCTTCGAGATCCTCCAAGCTTCCAAGGTCGTCGAGAAGGCGCGCGAGATCCAGTTTGCCGTTGGCGAGTAGCATCACGCTGGCGCAGTTGGTGGACTGGGCGGAGAACGCCACGATGGCTGGCGAGTTTGAGGAAGCAAGCGTGTCGGTGCTGGCGTGGGTCGTGTCGCGTCTGGGCGTCGCCGATGTGCGTACCTTTGGTCTCACCTGGGAGGATCGTGAGCAGTTGCTCGATCGACTCGGCTTCACCGCACGCGTGGAGATTGTGGCCGCTTGAACGATCGCCACGATCCCAATCTTGAGGTGCCAAGGGACGCCCCGAGAGTCTCTGCGTCGCAAGCCGCGGACAAATGACTCCGATCTCGCTCAGCAACCGCTCGTGCTGATCCACCTGCTATCCATTCGGTGTGACGACGGCGCGGCCTTGGATCTTGCCCTCGCGCAGACGCTGATACACTTGCGGTGCCTGCTCCAGGGGGAACAACTCGACTTGCGTCTTGATCCGTCCCGCCTGCGCCAACGTCATCACTTCGGTCAGCTCCGGGATGCTTCCGTAAAATGTGGATGCGACGGAGAGTTCGGTGGGGATACCGAGGTAGCTGAACGGCAGCGTGCCGCCGGCAATTCCGACGAGGGTCAGATGGCCCAAACGTCGCGCCACGCTGACCGCGAGCTGGAGGGTGCTGTCGGAGCCGACGATATCGAGCACCAACTCCGCGCCCGCGCCCTGGGTGAGTTCGCGGACATGCTCGGCGGCGCGGTCGTCGGCGGCAACGGCGGCATCGGCGCCGAGCGCTTTCGCCGCGGCGAGCTTCTCCGGTGCCAGATCGACCGCCACCACGCGAGCGGGCGACAGTGCCTTGAGGATCTGAATCGCCATCTGCCCCAGACCGCCGGCCCCGATCACCACAGCGGTCGATCCCGGGCACAGCAGCGACAGCGAGCGCTTGACGGCATGATATGTCGTCAGGCCAGCGTCCGTCAGCGGCGCGGCCTGGCGCGGATCGAGCCCGTCGAGCGGGCACAGAAACCGCGCCGCCGGCACGATCATGTGCGAGGCCATCCCGCCGTCGTGTCCGAGGCCGCCGCCGAAAAACAGCGGCGCCTTCTCGCAGTAATTCTCGGCGCCGACGCGGCACGCGGCGCAGCGGCCGCACCCCCACACACTATACACGATCACCGGGTCGCCTGGGGCCAGGCCGTCGACGCCGGGGCCGACTTCCTCGACCCACCCGGCGTTCTCGTGACCGAGGGTGAACGGCAGCGAGTACGGCAACGCGCCCTCGGGAAACTCCATGACGTGCAAGTCGGAGTGGCACAGGCCCGCGCCGGCGACCTTCACCATGACCTCGCCGGGCCCAGGCTCGCGGATGTCGACGTCACAGAACTCCGGTGTCGTTTGCCATTTCGTCATGCGATACGCTTTCACGGTACCCTCCTTATCCGCGCTCAGAACTTCCTCGGCATCGAAAACTCCCCGCGTCCGAGCTGCCGGTAATAGCCGACGAAGTCGTACGGGTGCGTGGCGGCAATGGCGCCGTGCTCGCAAATGGCCTGGCAGTTGTTGCAGCTGGCGCAGCCGCGAAAACTCTCCTTGACCCGTGCCTTCTTGTTGCCTTTCTCCCCAAACAGTTCGAGCACGTTGGCGGGGCAGACGACGGTGCACAACCTGCACCCGTCACAGGCCTCCAAGTTGATCTCGACGCGATGGAAGAGACACTGCGCCGCGTCGTCCCAGTCCGGGAAATGACGTCGTTCCTGCTTCGAGAGCAAAGCCATAGAGAACCTCCGCTTAGTAGAGAATGTCCTTCTTTCCGCCTTCGAACCAAGTGATCTCCTGCGTGTCACGCGCGATCAGGCGCGTTGGGTCGCCGACCGGATACCCCACAGCGATCGCCTCGGAGATTTCGTACGGCGATTCGACCCCAAAACGTGCGCACCACTCACGGCTCTTGTTCAGGAATTTGGAGAACCCGATCCAGCAAGTGCCGAGCCCGAGACTCTGCGCCGCCAGCACGATGTTCGTTCCGCAGATGCCGATGTCGATTTCCGACGTGCCGATGCCGCGCTTGTCCATGAGCAACAGGATCACCGTCGGCGCCCGATGAAATACGGCGAACCGCCCTTGGGCGATGGCCGTGATGGCGGTCATCGGTACCGGGTGCAGCATGTTGGGCTGCAGACGGTTGAACAGCTTCGCCTTGGCGCGGGTGGTGAAATGCTTGAAGGAGCCGGCCGGGTAGGTGGCGTAATCCAAACTGCGTGACAGCTTCTTGCACGCCGCGACGCAGAAATCTTCCATGCCCTGGATCATCTCCGCGTCGCGGACGACCACGAACTTCCACGGCTGACAGTTCCCCTGCGAGGGCGCGTAGCGGCCCGCCTCCAGCATCCGCCGGATCAAGTGGGCCGGTACCTGCGCGCGCTTGTACTTGCGGATGCTGCGCCGCCGCAACATGGCCTGTTCGACGGCATTCCAGTCGGCGCCTTCCGGCACCTCGATCACCTTGGACCGACGCCCGGCCTCTTCCTCGATCTCTTCCGGATCATCGAGCCGAAGGGTTACCAGGTTCAGATCAGACATCTCAGCCTCCTCATGGTGCCGCTCTCCGTCGTTCACTCTCCGGTCAGCGCCCGCAGGAGCGGGCGCCGTACCCAGCCCTCGGCCAAGGGGGCCATATAAAGGATGTGCGCGGTGCGCTCGGCGCAGCGCCAGGCGCCGTCCACCCGCCGATAGCGATCGACGTAGCGGCCCGCGCCCACGACCGCGTCACCAGTCGCCGGATGCTTGGCGGTCAGCTCGAAGTAACACGTTCCGCTCGCCGCCTCCCCGTCGATCACGATGCGCTCGTTGTGCACCGTGTGACACATGTCGTGGAGCAACGTGGCCACGACCTGCGTGAAGAAGGCGCGAATCTCGGCGCGGCCATTGGAGACGAACGGAGCGATGGCGCCGTTCGCATCTCGAAAGTCGCAACGCGCGTCCTCGGTGAACCACTGATCCACGAGTTCGTCGAATCGCAGGTCGTCGACGAGGAAACAGTAGGTCGCTTGCAGCTCGCGGATGTGCTCGCGGTCCTCGAGGTGTTGCACGCGGCGGCTGATGGCGTCGTCCATCCGTACCTTCCTTCTGTCTGGCAGCCTGTCGGACTTGGCAGCCGGCAGCGACCCAACACGTCCGCCGGAAGCCTCTGGAGTGCGGGCGGGGAGCGGGCCATAGAAATGACGCTGGCCGCAGGCCCTAGAGCAGCGACGCGCCGACCTGTGCCAGCAGGTTGTTCTCGCCGTCGGCGATGGTCAGTGCCGTGGCGTCGCGGAGGAACATCTCGGCCGGGTACTCCTTGGTCAGGCCGTTGCCGCCGAGGAGCTGGACGGCGAGCGTGGCGACCTCGAGCGCCGCCTGGGTGCAGAACACCTTCGAGCCGATGGAATACTCGAGCCGTGCCGCCTGGCCGCTGGTGATCGCCGTGACGGCGCTCAGGTAGGCGTCGCGCGAGAGCGAGCGTGTCGCCTGCAGGAGCGAGAACATGCGGAACAGACGCGCGCGCACCGACTGGTGCTCGAAGATGGGCCGGCCGCCCTGCACCCGCTCCTTGGTGTAGGCCAGGGCGCACTCGTATGCCGCCCGCGCCAGGCCCGTCGCCACACAGCCGACGCCCGCGTTGAAGCCCGCAAGGTGATTTTGCATGTAGCTCGCGTAGGTGTCCGGCTGCACGACCATCCAGTGACGGGGAATCCGCACGTCTTCGAAGAACAGCTCGCCCTGCGGCAGCGTGCGGGCGCCGTGTTTGTCGAGCGCACGGCCGCGTGAGACGCCGGGAAGATTGAGCGGCAGCAGACAGACGCCGCTCATGCCCAACCCGCCTGCGGGATCGAGCTGCACGTTGAGCATCGCGTGGGTTGCCAGCGGTGCGTTCGACACCCACGCCGCCTTCTGTCCGTTGAGGATCCAGTGATCACCGTCGGCGCGCGCCTGCAGCTGCGCCCGGGCCTTGATGCGCATCTCCGGCCGCATGTTGCACAGCCAGTCCGAGCCGTGATCCGGTTCGGTGATGGCCCAGCAGCCGCGAATCGAGCCGTCGGTGCAGGCGTAGAACGGCAGCGCGAACTCCTGAATCACGTCGCTGTTGCCGCTCAGAAGCGCCACGTCGGCATGGGTGGCCGCGAGGAAAATGACCGCCGCCAAACCGAGGTTGCCCCACGCCAGCTCCTCGTACACCAGGTAGCTCGTCTCCGCCGACACGCCGAGACCGCCGACCATGGCCGGCGCGCGCAAGCGCGTGTAGCCGAGATCGGCCGCCTGGCGCAGCACGCCGTAGAGCGCGGAGCCGGGGGCGACCACCGCATCTGACGGGAGCCGATCGAGCGCAATGCCTGCCGGCCGCAGTACGTCTTTGGCGAACGTGCGAGCGGCGTCGCGCATGTCACGTTGCTCGTCGGTGATCGACGGATCGTAATCGCAGTAGTCCATGATGCCTCCCAAAAAAGCTGTCAGCGGTCAGCCAGACTTGCCGGCTTGGCTGATGGCTGACAGCTGACGGCTGATAGCTATTTTCTCACCTCGATGAATCGCGTCTTGTGTGCACTGCGTTCGAGCTCGTTTGGGGCCAGCCATGCAATCTGCGGCGTAAGCTTGAGGCGCTCCTTCATCGCCTTCAGCATTTCCGCTTCGAGATCCGGCAGGGCGGACTCCGCCGTCTGCTCGCCGCGCTCGATGCGCAGCTTCAGCGGCGGCACGACGCGCGGCGGCGGCTCGTCAAGGCAAATGCGGAACTCGCCGGTGACCCGCGGGATGAAGCTGGTGATCACGCTGTCGATTGCCGCCGGATAGACGATGACCCCTTTGACCTTCAGCATGTCGTCGACGCGGCCCATGATGCGGTAGCGAAAGCCGGTGGCGCCGCACGGGCACGGTGATGTCGTCACCTGGTGAATATCGCCCATGGTGAGGCGAGTCCAGCCCATACCGCCGCCGACGAGCGACGTGAACACCGCTTGGCCGGTGGCGCCGTCGGTGAGCGGGATCGGATCGAGGGTGTCGGTGTCCACCAGCTCGTAAATCGCCAGGTCGTCGGCGATCGAGTGCATGCCTTGATACTCCGGGTAATCGCACGAGCATCCCAGGCCGGCGCCGGCGTCGAAGAGTTTGCCGCCGTATGCCGACTCGATGCGCTGGCGTACTTCGGGAATGCCGGCGCCGGGCTCGCCGCCACACATCAGGATACGGATGCCCAGCGACGAGATCGGGGTGCCCAAGACCTCGGGCGCGCGCTCGATCATGTGCTCGGCCAGGGACGGTGTGCACGAGATCACATTGCCGCGGAAGATGCGCGCGGTGGTCAGAATGCGGGCGACGCCGGCCTCGGCGCCGACGGGAATGCACATCACGCCGTCGTCGGCGTTGAATTGCAGCGCCGGCACGCCGGCGAGAAACATCGACAGGGCGAAGGCGTGCACCAGCCGATCGCCGGGACGCACCCCGCAGCGCCAACGCATCCGCCGCAGGGATTCGCCCCACAGCTGCTCGATGTCGGAGCGTGTGAGCGGATAGGGCTGTGGCTCTCCCGTGGTGCCGGAGGTGGCGGCCATGCATACCAGGTCCGAGAGCGGTACTGGGAGAACCTCGTCCAGGAAGCGGTAGATGTCCATGCCGCATTCCACGAACAGCGCACGGAAGTGTTCCTTGGTGAACGGCGGCAGTGCGCGGGCCCAATCGTCGAGCGTCTTGATGTCGCGGCTGTCGCGCACGCCGCACGCCTCCATCTGTTTGCGAAAGTACGGCGCGTGCTCGAAAAGCTGGCCGACCCGCTGGCGCAGCCGATCGAGCTGCAGGGCCTGGATGCGTTCGGTGCCGAGGTGCGGCTCGATCTCCATGTTCCAGTACGGTCGGTCGATCATCAATTATCCCTTGGAGGTGGAAATGCCGTGGCGTCCAACTCCGTCGGCCGCTTGGCTGTCAGCAGGCGAATTCGCCGCTCGCCCGGCGTCATACCTTCTGCACCTCCACGGTCACGCCGCGCGGCCCGAAGTTCGGT
This genomic window contains:
- a CDS encoding helicase-related protein, whose amino-acid sequence is MIHESDTVVSRNPLYREYGVAKVLKVKNNQAKIEFAPGLFSAPPLFAHTKILRLHEIERVPDPIERADAGQWEEPWRFDFRQMAACFLTANKGGQLSNARTELLPHQIFIAHHVVASARRRFLLADEVGLGKTIEAAMVWQALLQRGQARRTLIICPAGLTVQWQEEMLDKFGEFFEIFGRDFHTINPRIWDLKTCAIASLDALKREDHKKKLLENRRWDLIVFDEAHRLSAREYGNKTEKTLNFQLAEDLKEYTDALLLVTATPHQGEENHSRFINLMKLLDDEIDFSSLGVEDLPLFREKRNGRVPYQQYILRTPKLSVTDAEGKRVFKGRNTYPLSFEMRPDERVFYEAVTAYIKSGYAIAEKLTDATQQRALGFVLTVFQKLAASSSRAIKAALTGRRMRLQDRYKKIPPPRQRELDLDERYEGEWQERNAFHTAVAGFTKNEIELLDGLIVMPVKQERKLIELLKLADRIFSESERGDREKILVFTEYRETQSMLVEALHGRYGENAVAIINGDRDIDQRRESQRAFRDDTHVHFLVSTEAGGEGINLQFCHVMVNYDLPWNPMRIEQRVGRIYRYGQQKVVQIYNFRCRATVEETVYGYLEKRLERAAAALAKVTGEEPEDIIAAMLGQLEGEIDYNEIYKRTLVEGSLEQSQKEIDDGVKRAQRAYEIATQSLFRNVASYSFDRYAQHLRSGVGLAELGELAERFLKAQRRVVKRADDGSLEFLTPDEIRSRAVKERYSRATFNRELAIRDPSVEFLALGHPFVDAMLRACGDVDFGGFSAQRRVKVGGVTPRNGYQFNFVIRSRVQRPEGEEYLFDLRTVFVTDAGKIDEQAAVLCASHYSEPENHISSPRLAIGEAYRLARSYLEETAEQIWDWDEDVSVLNVAWVALS
- a CDS encoding DUF4258 domain-containing protein, coding for MKLVCWTAHALKNLADREVDRLQADHALAQPEFVTPGQPPRRIFMRRYFDTQLQQEMLVCLIVEETPDELVVVTVYRTSQIARYLKGVQP
- a CDS encoding DUF2283 domain-containing protein, producing MKVTYDEETDTLTIALRSERIKESDEVRPGVIADFGYDGGIVRFEILQASKVVEKAREIQFAVGE
- a CDS encoding NAD(P)-dependent alcohol dehydrogenase, which produces MKAYRMTKWQTTPEFCDVDIREPGPGEVMVKVAGAGLCHSDLHVMEFPEGALPYSLPFTLGHENAGWVEEVGPGVDGLAPGDPVIVYSVWGCGRCAACRVGAENYCEKAPLFFGGGLGHDGGMASHMIVPAARFLCPLDGLDPRQAAPLTDAGLTTYHAVKRSLSLLCPGSTAVVIGAGGLGQMAIQILKALSPARVVAVDLAPEKLAAAKALGADAAVAADDRAAEHVRELTQGAGAELVLDIVGSDSTLQLAVSVARRLGHLTLVGIAGGTLPFSYLGIPTELSVASTFYGSIPELTEVMTLAQAGRIKTQVELFPLEQAPQVYQRLREGKIQGRAVVTPNG
- a CDS encoding 4Fe-4S dicluster domain-containing protein; this translates as MALLSKQERRHFPDWDDAAQCLFHRVEINLEACDGCRLCTVVCPANVLELFGEKGNKKARVKESFRGCASCNNCQAICEHGAIAATHPYDFVGYYRQLGRGEFSMPRKF
- a CDS encoding nitroreductase family protein, with the translated sequence MSDLNLVTLRLDDPEEIEEEAGRRSKVIEVPEGADWNAVEQAMLRRRSIRKYKRAQVPAHLIRRMLEAGRYAPSQGNCQPWKFVVVRDAEMIQGMEDFCVAACKKLSRSLDYATYPAGSFKHFTTRAKAKLFNRLQPNMLHPVPMTAITAIAQGRFAVFHRAPTVILLLMDKRGIGTSEIDIGICGTNIVLAAQSLGLGTCWIGFSKFLNKSREWCARFGVESPYEISEAIAVGYPVGDPTRLIARDTQEITWFEGGKKDILY
- a CDS encoding nuclear transport factor 2 family protein, whose translation is MDDAISRRVQHLEDREHIRELQATYCFLVDDLRFDELVDQWFTEDARCDFRDANGAIAPFVSNGRAEIRAFFTQVVATLLHDMCHTVHNERIVIDGEAASGTCYFELTAKHPATGDAVVGAGRYVDRYRRVDGAWRCAERTAHILYMAPLAEGWVRRPLLRALTGE
- a CDS encoding acyl-CoA dehydrogenase family protein — encoded protein: MDYCDYDPSITDEQRDMRDAARTFAKDVLRPAGIALDRLPSDAVVAPGSALYGVLRQAADLGYTRLRAPAMVGGLGVSAETSYLVYEELAWGNLGLAAVIFLAATHADVALLSGNSDVIQEFALPFYACTDGSIRGCWAITEPDHGSDWLCNMRPEMRIKARAQLQARADGDHWILNGQKAAWVSNAPLATHAMLNVQLDPAGGLGMSGVCLLPLNLPGVSRGRALDKHGARTLPQGELFFEDVRIPRHWMVVQPDTYASYMQNHLAGFNAGVGCVATGLARAAYECALAYTKERVQGGRPIFEHQSVRARLFRMFSLLQATRSLSRDAYLSAVTAITSGQAARLEYSIGSKVFCTQAALEVATLAVQLLGGNGLTKEYPAEMFLRDATALTIADGENNLLAQVGASLL
- a CDS encoding phenylacetate--CoA ligase family protein, which encodes MIDRPYWNMEIEPHLGTERIQALQLDRLRQRVGQLFEHAPYFRKQMEACGVRDSRDIKTLDDWARALPPFTKEHFRALFVECGMDIYRFLDEVLPVPLSDLVCMAATSGTTGEPQPYPLTRSDIEQLWGESLRRMRWRCGVRPGDRLVHAFALSMFLAGVPALQFNADDGVMCIPVGAEAGVARILTTARIFRGNVISCTPSLAEHMIERAPEVLGTPISSLGIRILMCGGEPGAGIPEVRQRIESAYGGKLFDAGAGLGCSCDYPEYQGMHSIADDLAIYELVDTDTLDPIPLTDGATGQAVFTSLVGGGMGWTRLTMGDIHQVTTSPCPCGATGFRYRIMGRVDDMLKVKGVIVYPAAIDSVITSFIPRVTGEFRICLDEPPPRVVPPLKLRIERGEQTAESALPDLEAEMLKAMKERLKLTPQIAWLAPNELERSAHKTRFIEVRK